In the Arachis hypogaea cultivar Tifrunner chromosome 20, arahy.Tifrunner.gnm2.J5K5, whole genome shotgun sequence genome, GTTAACGGAATCCGTTACGAGACGCCGTCACTGTGCCGGAATTCGAAGGAAGCTCAGAACAATGCCGCTATGCTCGCCTTCGAGCATCTCTCTTCCCAACAGCCCTCCGTCATAAACCCTTCCCCTCCTCCTTTCCCCCCAAAGCCCAGGCTCATGCTTAGGCCCAAGCCCAAGCCAAACAACATTCCAATCACCGGCACTCCTACTCTCCCAGGCTTGGATTCTTTCCCCCAACCCACCCTCTTCCCGGGACTCTCTTCTTTCCCGCAGCATCCTTCTCTCTTTGCTCATTCCGCTGCTTCATCGGCTCCTTCACATCACTGTACGTCTTTTCTTTGCATTCTCATATTGTAAATTTGTGATATCAAATCAGTGATTCTGAGAGTTTCATTTATAACACAAAATGAATTGGTTTTTTCCAAACTGAAATAATCTGACTTTGTACTTGTTTGAATTGAAGATGCATGGATAAGATCTTATTGAACATTGTTAAAATGagattgattttggtatatttcaGGTACCCCTAGTGCGAGCACTGGTATCAACAACATACTACCCACAAGTAAAGTGCTGCCACAGAAATTAGAAGGAGGATGCCAAATTTCTCAGATAATTGGCCCTGTTACAGCTGCTAGAGATACCGTGACAACAGCAGATCGGAAAAGTGAGTCAACTGCTCTTTCTCTGCTTCCGTTATTGTTAGTTTGTTTGATTAGTTTGACATTTAATTTGTTTAGCATGCTTATATGCTAAAATTATTTCCAGTTGTGTAGGTTCtttcttttctcaatttaatgATCCAAAATGATGAATGATTCACAAGTTTGCATGTGGTATTGTATAAACTATTGTTAGTATTGTATCTATTTATTTCTACTCTATAATGTGTCATATTTTAATTGGGTGTTTATTTTAATCTGAGTTACCTTCTCCACTCTTTCGTCGTCGTTGTGCCTCCCAAGTATCACCGTCTCATTAgtattttgttttctctttccaaATCATTCTTCTAGAAAaggtactccaactctctctaatCGCGTTTACTCCTCCTCACTCCTTCGTCATCGTCATTACGCCTCCCAAGCATCACCGTCTCATTGGGTGTCTTATTTTCTCTTCCCAAATCATTTTTTcgtactccaactctctctaatTACGTTTACTCCTCCCCATTGTACTCCTTCATCGTCGTCTTTACGCTTCCCAAGCATCACTGTCTCATTGGGTGTCTTGTTTTCTCTTCCCAAATCATTCAATTTAGAAAAGGTACTCCAATTCTCTCTAATTGCGTTTACTTCTCCCCATTCCTTTGTTGTCGTTGTGCCTCCTAAGTATCACCGTCTTCCAAGATATTATTAACTTTCATGAGATTAAAGTAACTCAGATTAAATAAACACCCAATTAAAATATGACACATCAGAGAGAGTAACTTGCATGTTACTTTAGAGAGGGTAGGATAGCATTCACCATATATTTATGCATGTGAGTGTATGATTGAATGGTGGCTCAAAATTTGTGGTTTATATCTTTTTTGTTGAGACTTGTTAAGTTGTATAAATTCTAATTTGTCATTCTAGGAAAAAGACTTTAGCTGTAGTTGTCTATTTTGAATATGGTATATTTCATGATCTATTTTCTTGTATGTATGACACTCATGGTTTGATATAGTTGGTATTCGATATATACACATATTCTAATTTAGAAGTTCTGTTGTTATATTCTCTTCCCGTTGTATTTGTTACAGATATGGCACACTTGTACAAGAATCAACTACAAAACTATGCTCAAAAGCAAAACCTACCGTTACCGGTGTACACTTCCGAGTGGGAGGGCCCTCCTCATGCCATGCGTTTCAAGTGCAAAGTCACACTTGATGGACAGACCTACGAATGTCCTACCGCCTTTTCTAAATTGAAGGATGCTGAACATGCAGCAGCTGAAGTTGCTTTATTGTCATTATTGCGGGGAGGATTTCAAGAGGTTAGTCTTATTCACCTATAGCCATTTACTGAAATTTCTTGTATAACATCTTAATTCTTTTTCTTAATGTTGCTTGCATGCATATGATTTCTGAAAAGATTCAGGATAATTCCGTATTATACAAGAACCTTTTACAAGAATTGGTCCAAAAGGAAGGATTTAGCCTGCCTTCTTATAATACAGAAAGATCTGGCGAAGCTCATATTCCGACATTTATTTCATACGTGGAAGTTGAAGGGAAAGTTTTCACTGGTCAAGAAGCCAAAACCAAGAAACAGGCAGAGATGAATGCAGCAAAGGTTGCATACACCACTTTAAAAGAACAAAAAGGTAGTTTCATAATTTTCCATTTTATAATATGTCCACAAATATGGATCTGAATATTTATTGACCTATAAATGCTGAGGACTGATCATCATTGAAATGCAGTAAGTGAACTTCTGCACAACTTAGCTTCCTGCTCTTGCTGCATATTACATGTAAAACCCTCTGAATCTAACCATAGAATATAGATGAGCAGCAAGAGGAGGAATAAATGAGCTGCATATCCCATTAAAGCAACTGAGGCAGGGAATTctgctttagtttttttttttttttttttttttttgcatttaacTCCAAATAAATGTGACTTTATAGAATATTTGGAACCTGGAAAGCACAAAATTCGCCAAAGAATTTGTAttgttactattattatatttttattaaggtGCAAGCTCCTGGTATCTTGGTATTTACTCTGAAATGCTGGTTGTTTTATTTCTGCTTGGTGTTTTGATCAGGCAAGTCAGAGCAGAGGTCTTTACTCCCTTTGTTAGATCATCCGGGGAAAGCTCCTGAACCTGAGTCAGTACCTGACTGCTCAGATTCAACTGTCCAAACTGAATTCCAGCATCATGCTAATCCAAACTATCCTGTAATCCCTGGAGTAATCTCATCAAGCCAACCTAACAAAAGTAAGGGTAAGTCCTCAAAACTATTTTCATTCTTACTCGCTGCCCTTTTCTGAAACAAGATTGTGGGAAATCTCAGAAGCTTTCCTGAAGTTTGTAAATTCTCTGGTGTCTTAAGGCCAAATACTATATTCTTTAGCATTCGAGAAAATATAAGTTAGATCATAATGTTAATGATAGAGAATTAAGAATTCAAGTTAAGGTCATTATAGTCAATCTATTAAATAACTAAACTgccattaaaatatttataaaaaaaatattaaaatattaagttatatttttttcttattattatatttttattaaggtTTAAGTGCCTGGTATCTTGGTATTTACTCTGAAATGCTGGTTGTTTTATTTCTGCTTGGTGTTTTGATCAGGCAAGTCAGAGCAGAGGTCTTTACTCCCTTTGTTAGATCATCCGGGGAAAGCTCTTGAACCTGAGTCAGTACCTGACTACTTAGATTCAACTGTCCAAACTGAATTCCAGCATCATGCTAATCCAAACTATCCTGTAATCCCTGGAGTAATCTCATCAAGCCAACCTAACAAAAGTAAGGGTAAGTCCTCAAAACTATTTTCATTTTTACTCGCTGCACTTTTCTGAAACAAGATTGTGGGAAATCTCAGAATCTTACCTGAAGTTTGTAAATTCTCTGGTGTCTTAAGGCCAAATACTATATTCTTTAGCATTCGAGAATATATAAGTTAGATCATAATGTTAATGATAGAGAATTAAGAATTCAAGTTAAGGTCATTATAGTCAATCTATTAAATAACTAAACTGCCATTAGCTTTTTTTGGGACAACAACTAATTGGCAAGTTTGCAATGGTTTTTCACTTGGTTGCAAATACAGTAGTAAACAGAATCCAATATGCTCTTAGAAAGTCCTGCTTTTAGTGTTATTGTAGGTCTTTTTAGATCAGAACTTCACCCAATTCAATTAATTAGGTCAATGTCTAGCTTAATCACTTCAAAGACAGCAAAAGGTTGCTTTCTAAAAATCTATTAAAACTGTCTTGGTTTGTCCATCATATGGTGGATGATATGCTGCACTCAATTTAAGAAAGGTTTTGGACAATTTCCAGGAGCGCTAAGCATAAGAATCCTTGAGGATGCTGCAGTTTCTGGCCTCCCACTGTTGATGTTTGGAAATGTTGTGCTAATAGCTTTAGTGCCTTTTGCCACCTATAATGACAGATTTTTTGCCTTTATACAGTGACCTGTAGCTAGATAAGGGCATGattgatttctttttttattttcgatgtttactatttttataattttgtgaagaaaaaatagaaatatgATAAATAGATTTTGTTGTTTTTGCTTTTCCTAGTTTTCGGGGATGAACCGATACAGTTGATTTATAATGTGTAATTCATTGATAAGTTCATTTGACACAGAAAAACAATGTGTTAAAGTTTGCTGTAAAACTCTGaccgaaaaaataaaagaaaagaagagaagagtttGTGCTAACCCATGCACTGCCATTCCATCTCCAGAGCCTGTTGTTACAAAGAAGAAAGGGTCCTCCTCTGCATCTGGATGCGCAAATGGCAGCATGAAGGACTCTTTCTCATCAGTTGTCAATGCATCTGGATGCGCAAATGGCAGCATGAAGGACTCTTTCTCATCAGTTGTCAAGGCGGCTGCAGCCACACCTTCACTCTCAGACAGCAAGAATATGGCTTCCAACACAAACAATATGCCTTCCACTGCATCAGGCTCCCCGGGACGCAGAAAAAGGGTGGTAGTTTACTCGCGGGAGACTAATGTGGAAGTTGAAGGAGGTGGCACTTTGATGCCAATTAGTGATGAAAAATGGGTTGCTTACGAATATTCCCATTGAGAACTAAATTGGTAGAAGAATCTGCAGACTTGCTTGTAATGTGTATCATAGTTTGCGAGTCTGAAATGGATTGTGTTTGGCAAGACTATGCTATTTATCAAATTTGGGGGATCAAATCTTTAGATGAAAAGAACTTTAAAGGGCGTAACTAATACTTTgaatataatgaaaaaaaaaaaagaactttttTAAGATGTCTTTTATCATGCAAAACTTATCATATCATTGCCCTCAATATTTTTTCCACTAAACACAAAAACTCAGCTACAAGGATCCTAAAGTTTTGGTGCAAGTGCTCTAAAAAAGCTTCTTGGTTTTTGTCTGATCATTCAAATTTTATCCATAGAAAATTCCTATAAATCCTTAAGGTCCATTGAGCTGAACTAGTATAACTGGAGAGTATTGTTATAATATCAATCCAATTCGATCAATATTCTAATCATGATTGTAATTGCTCGTTAAGTGAAAACAGAAGAATAGTTTGTATCTAATTTCTGAGTAGTGTAGCCATTTTTGTTATCCAGATTTTAATGAAAGTCCaatattttttaaacattaaattaaattaaattgcaatGAACACCTTATTTTTCAAGCGTtgacatataatatatattatctcCTTATATTccactttttaatttgaatatggaagAAAAAGTGGTGTTAGACTCGAATATGGAAAATTAAGGTGCTTCACAGCCATGTGGTGTCAGTGGAACAAAACTCAGAGAGTTTGAGTTCTTCATCAGTAAACGGACGGTCCGAATTGCGTTTGATATTTCATTTCATAAAATAATTGACAACAACAAACAATTCGAAGGGTCTGTTTTCTAGCTTCGGAAATTCATATTTGCTCAACCACAAGTTGGACCATGCGATTTCTtaagcaaaattttaaaattaaacaactcgcatggtccgatttgtgtaatatgagcttttttccattttttaacacaaatcggaaCCTCCAATTTGTGTactcccacaattttaaaaaacacaaaaaattatcaTGTCAAAATATATCACTCATTTTGCTcccatttaaaaaatttttagccCTTATATTCCTCATATGTGCCAATTTGCACATTCTTATTTTCTAGCGCCTGCAACTTTTCACATCTTGATTAAATATAAAATTGTTTCCCATCGTCTAAACCAATGTTCCACACTTACTTGCTTTCACCCTCCCTCAGTTGCGGAAGAAGCCGCCCTATGCCGGTACCTCCACTTTcttatattattttctaattttcatCAAATGTCGCCTTCATCAACATTCTAATATCACCATGACACCATACCACATACTATATATATTGATCAGCCAGAAAATGCAAACTCGTAGCTAGCTAGCTATATATCATTCTGAACACTAATTATTATAGTTAAAAGAAACATTGTTTGAGAATTTTCAGTACGTATTATTATTAGCTTCTTTTTTCATCTAGcttaattaattaagattaaatGGCGTCATCATCAGCTCGCTTAGCCTTGATTGCTGTTTCCATGGTTTTGCTTTGGTCGGTCTGTATAGCAACTGATTACGTCGTGGGTGATGACAAGGGCTGGTCTCCTTATTTCAATTACACACAGTGGGCACATGATAAAGATTTCCACGTCGGTGACCGCCTCGGTATGTTTACTAAAAAAATTCAAGTGCTAAATAAATTATGGTGAAAACTCAGCtgcagtcgacttcatgtgaagttgatagcagcttcatgtgaagttgatagttgagagtcgttatatgaaaatttagttaaatcagtcaaatcatctaaccgtTCTCAGtaatcaactttacgtgaagtcgactgcatctGAGTTTCCACTCTAAAATAttcgtataaaatataaattaaaaataaataaaataatatatatttatatataatgatataataattaaaatttattaaaaaaatcttttaaattaaatttattatcaaattatttattttaaaaatttaaaaattaataaaaaaataatataaattattaaattttaaattttttaaacataaaattctAATATCATAAGATGTTATAAAATCACTTAGTCTAAAAACTTAAGTCCATAAAAAGGAACAAAACTTACTATAAGGTGGCTTAAATAATGGAAGCTTACTCTTTTAACGCTTGTTGTGCAGTGTTCAAATACGACAAGCAGAAGCACAATGTGTTCAAAGTGAATGGTACACTCTTTAACTCATGCACCGCCCCAAACGACACAGAGCCATTTTCCTCAGGTCATGATTTCATTTCACTGGAAACCGAAGGAAGGAAGTGGTACATCTGTGGAAAGAGCGACCACTGTGTTAACCGTCAGATGAAGCTACTCATCTATGTCGGATCTGCTGCTCCTGCACCTGCtcctacttctggtgctcctcatTCTTTGCCGTCGTCGTCGTCGTTCTACATTGCTGCAACTCTTGCCATTGCTGCCATTTTATTCTTCTGAGATTAGTTTGAGGTTCTTCGTCTTCGTTGCTTGTTATGGAAAGTAACGGTTTCAGATGTATGTGCTTCTAGCTTTAATGTCACTGctttttatttagttgtttttgtttttaatcttaaatgagatttattttttaattatcatatATACTAGATAGTttgattataatatatattacagATAAAATGAAtcatcttattattttttatatttattataaaatataataaatcatatacaaaagaaaaaattaaattaatctatTCGTTTTTTACATAcgcatatatataattttaatatactattaatgtaaattaaaaaatatattaacaattatttttttatactttttctataaataattatctaataaaatagatataattaaacaTTGAGTTATCAGTCCGTGCTTCAAAATTATACTATATACTGGCATTCGTCAATCATGCACTACAATTCAAGCCACTTAATTACAAAAGCAACTCGTTTAATATAAAACCAATTATTTTGCTGTTTTCAATATAGGAAAATTTggaagtgtatatatatatacttaagaAGAagcaattttattattattattattattattattattattattacatctgGTGGCCAAGGTAACTAGAAAATCTCTGTAGTGACCAGATGGAATGGCTTCATGAAGAAAATGAGTAAGGTCCTTGCCGTACTTTTCCTTGAAAACGTTGTTGATGTCATCCATGTCCACCTCAACCCTACTTATCAATGTTCGTGCCAATGTTTCTATGCCTCTTCTTCCCCCTTTCATGCTTCTATGCAGTAACTGTcaatagaattttaaagattttaaataatTCAAccatgaaaatataaaataaaaatacactatttTCAACTCAAAATATTAAAGATATTAAATTAATGAGTCTctcattttataaatttttagttttttttttttttttcaacgtgGGACTAATTTCATAAGATTCTAACACGCAACATTAACATATGGAGGTGATACAGGGGAGAAGGGGGGTTACCTTTGCATAATAGCATGCTGGATTATAAATACATTTAACAACCACAGTTAGAGCTTCACCAAATTGCCCATACTCTCCCCTCTTGATGGCCTAATAAAAAAccaattaaattaattcaaataatcaattaaataaaattttaattagtagGAAATTGTGTTGGCTAGCTAATAGTACTTTTGTGTAGTCATGGCCATAAATGCGTTTGTAACTGGAAAATGTTAGCTTCAATTGGGGAATGCTTCTCTTGCTCAGGATTTCAAGAACAACAGCTTCATCTGCAGCTCCTAAGCTTCCCTCACCAGTTTCATAAAGCCTCCTTGCATCGCACTTAGATATATGTTGGCTCACATCTGCTTCATGTGCTTTGTGTGATGCAGCTAATGCCACCAGAATCTGTAATAATTTACTCAAATATTTATCACTCCAACGAGTAaccataaaaaaactaaaattttatctaatagtgaataattttttaatcttttatgaataattttgtcttttaaatattatattatagaaTTTTTTAAGACATATTTGTATGTAGTTTTATTGTTAtaataattctcataaaattacTTCTTTCAGAAAGttaaattaatagaaaaaaatatacgtacgaataattatatctctaatttttatttgtcttaagattttttttttgagaaattctaatattatatcatcaaaatatttttttttaaatttaaacggATAAAATTAGACACATGAATGATTATatgtctaaaaataataataaaataataatcaaacaaaatttgttttaaaaaaaaatcatttcctTAGATTTATAAATAGAACAATGGATAACTTGCATGAATGATTTGAGTGTAGTCTCCACAAGACTCAAAACAAAGAGGCATACCTTTTGAAATGGACTTGGAGGGTCCAAATTGATAATGTCTTGATCCAAAAGCCTTCTAAACCTTTTGTGATATGCTTGTGTGATGAGGAGAACATGACTTGATTTTCTGCCCACAAAAATTTCCACAAGAGCCTTGAAATTGATCTCATCTTGTTGAAGAGCTTCTCTGGCTACAACTGCATCTCTTTCATGTGGGTCAAGAATCCACAAGGACAAAGCACACAAAGAACATTTCATTGATGATGATTTCAACCCATCATCTTCTTCATTATAATATCTTTGGAAGTGACTTGTTAAGTCTTCACCATACTCTGCTTTGTAGGTTTCCCTTAGTTGTTGCCTTTCAAGTTGGCTTAATCCAGCAAGAGAAGATGGATTCAGTTGTTGCCTCAAACCCACCAAAGAGTCTTGAATCTTCTTGGAATCAAGCTCCAAATTGTGGTTTGAGAAGGTTAGAATGTTGGTAGCCATATGAGAGAGATCAGAGAGACAGAGAGAAACAGAGATTTTAGGGAGAGACTACAACTGACTCCTATTTAAACAAACATGAGTTCCTATTTTATTAAACGACAAAAATATCATTGATTTTTTATTTCgaagacaaataaatttttgactaattaaaaatacaaaaatattactcattttgatatttaagttctttggagtgatTGATttgtttaactttttaaaatacgTGACATTTAAGTTTTTTCGAGTGATCgatttgttcttatatattttgcaTAGAGAAACTTAAAtgtcttatattttaaaaagttagagacatttttatattttcaattagtcAAAGACTTGTATGTTTTTGAATTAAAAAGTTAGagacttatttatcttttttttttgttttattttataaaataatttaattaagctAGTTGGTATTACTAATCAGCCATTAAAGTAGCATGGGACATATTTTAGAACGAAAATGTCCCATAACCAAAAAAAATTAGGTTTTAAATCAACAAACATTTTACAACAAAATAATCAAACGTGTAATGATAAAATGGATTtagattctctaaagtttgaatttcactttagagagtaaagtgtgatctctcaccatttattttatagatgggagcaagaataaatatgagagagaaactattcaagggtagaagatcacactttaccctctaaaatacaaatttaaaatttagaagatccaaattctgataaaataatcaatttttttttcatcagcataattaaattttttgataaataccaaatatatatcttttatacGGTAACTTTTTTGTGCTCAtataatatgattaattttagaaattttataAATCATTTGTTAAAATACTTTTTGAGCATTTGATATATACTTGTGCCAAATGTTATTAACAATAATGTTTGTTGGTTctataaaatacatatataagaaATGCTAATCTTCGTCCTTAAATTCTAAATCCCATATGTAAAGGTTATTAGCAATGAAAAAAGTCCTCTATTTTTTACCCTAAAAGTCTCATGATGAtgtttattaattaactaaatgTTGACTTGGCAAATTACAATACTTACTGGCAAGCTAAATTATGTTAACAAGACTTGTCACATATCAGCATTTGGCATACCACGTTACCATTTAAAGAACCAAATTAGCAATAAATATTAAGatatatcatttttaaattttatgactaaaaccaaaaaaaaactttctttgtctttttatttacatttcaatattttttattttagaattttataaaaaataaaaataaaaataaaaataatattttattatcttcatattttttataaaatactaaaaacattaaatattaataatgaaaataaaaaaagagaaaaaatattaaaaaaactaaCTTTTAATTAGCCAACTATAGAGTTtaggtttataatttaagatttatagttaaaaatttatgattaaagtctaaatttaagataaacaaaataatttttttaaaaattaatcgaaAAAAATTAGTTACCTAACGTTACTTAAACAAAAATGCAACTAATCAAAGACAAGGCAAATAGATTAGAACTAAAAAGAGTGAATACCGGCAACAAGGtcccaagaaaaaaaaagcacCCAATCCGACTCCTGATCTTTTTTTGGATTGATTAGTTTCtgtgcaaaaaaaaataatattgacttTTTTGACACATGGGTCTCGTCATTTCGAAGTAATTGTTAGGGACcgggttgaattttttttttatcaaggaTCTCATTGTCTTTTGAGATAATTGTTAGGGgctattttgtgtttttctcaactaaaaattatgtattttatttgtgGTCACCAAAAAGTACAATTCTTGCTTGAAGGGCAAGGCAGGATCATAAGCAAAAATGGGAAGTGGGGGGAGTCATGAGTCATGAGTAGTGTACTCCCCTCCAAAACATTTTTGGGGTGGAATTCAAAGTCCAAAAGGTAAAGATGAAGTGAAATTTTGCTCTGAATGGAGTTGATGGTGATGTGTAACGCAGGTTGTATAGGTGGGTCTTGGTGCCATGTGATGTTTTATTTTTTGCTCAAATAATTCTCAATGCTTTCCAAGTAAGCTTTTAGTACACACTTCTTCCTTTCCAAAACCCAACCCACCTTGAGAGTTTCCCATTGAACAATATAATGCTATTCTGACAAATCTTCTATCTTTGATATATACTTTGATGCATCATTAGCCATGCAACCTAGAAAATTATGGTTTTATATATGAGAAAAGTTGCATCAATCGTACAGTTCATTTTTCATCAAACTTTTGATATTTTAATACGAAGGATGAGGGTTTCAAAATAAATGTAGTTAGAAACTAGGGGCGTTCAAGGTCTGGGGTAAAATTCAACTTGGATTCTATATATTTTATTGGTatcgaatttattatttttatccgaTGATATTTTAGGGTCGAGTTTGAGTTATGTTTTGAATtaggataaatttttttataataaaaatatatatttgttaataaaattagtaatattatattatatttttattttttaattaatatttttgtattatatgatatttttttaaataatttatttaatataaatatgatgtaatatttattaaatttaattttttaaaataaaatttttttactttaatatataaaatttttataaatttatatatattaattatatatcagATAGACTCGATTTAACCCAATTTATTTTATATCACTATTAAATCGAATCAAAATAGATCCAGTAAATTTTTAGGATCGAATTTATTCATAAACACCtctaattaaaagttagaactTAGACGTTACAACATTATATATAGATTAGGAAGAATTTTAAATGTATCAAAAATATCGATATTCTAGTTATTTTAACTgttaatctaaattataaaaaatatatataatatattaattctgCTAATAACATTTCTGTTAATTTCTACCAACTCTTATTTATGACTGTATTTAATAGAAGTGTTTTTATAaatgtatctaataaaaatatcttttttatcatagtgtttaataaaaatatttttatatatatattttttagatatatctttttatatatgtgtttaaaatataataattaattattattaataataaattaatattatatatttttttataatatatattaattaaaatcaagttACGGCTGATTATAGATTATAGGGTGTTCACATGCATGCATCTCCAACCTTGGTGATAGAGCAGCAGCCTGCAGAAGCATGCCGTGCCTGGACCGCACGCACGTCTACATCGTAAAGGGTCAAGGTTTTGGTGCATTTTACTGTGAAGAGAAATAGTTAAAtacttatatagaatatatagaatgtgtattttatttttattacttttttaaaataaattatacgcTCTTTTTTacgtaaaaatttttttatcatagaaTTAGCCCAAGATTTTTCTGGTGACACAAAGTTGGATTTtgacaatgtaaaaaaaaagtttctgaaaattattttgatttaaaaggagaaaaaatatatatatattttttcaattctTATTTAGACATTTAAGTGAGAAGAgtgtcatttttttaataaagaatatACACAAATACaacaatattatgtatttatttattaattattaaatttttttatgataaatacatatgttattaatttatttttaatatatattattttatatttttatatgtattttatattagtaattaattttagtgtatatttaGTATGATCGACAAATATAATACACCGAAAAATTTGTTAActaaaggatatatatatatataaacaaatattcCAATAATTACTGTGTTAGATTTTGAATTTTCCCCATTTCAATGTTTAAAAGAAGTTTAGATAGATAAACTATAAAAGTAGGTTAGATACTTGGAACCActtttataatagaaaaagaaaaagaacaatggAAAGAGAACAAGgagtcaagaaaaaaaaaatcaaattgttgaaagaaaaggaaggaaaaaaaatttttttttgtggttcAAGAAACATTTCTAAATTTGAGCGATGCATTCAGCTAACTCAACCAAGCAATGTAAGTATATAACAGTAAAGATTATTTACAATATCAAGGTCATAAAACAATTTTAGTTAATAAAAACTAATGTATATATCCGTATGAtgtatgaaaaatatttatt is a window encoding:
- the LOC112783286 gene encoding uncharacterized protein isoform X9; translation: MYKTKVQELCQKRSWSLPEYETTRDGPDHNPRFTAAVTVNGIRYETPSLCRNSKEAQNNAAMLAFEHLSSQQPSVINPSPPPFPPKPRLMLRPKPKPNNIPITGTPTLPGLDSFPQPTLFPGLSSFPQHPSLFAHSAASSAPSHHCTPSASTGINNILPTSKVLPQKLEGGCQISQIIGPVTAARDTVTTADRKNMAHLYKNQLQNYAQKQNLPLPVYTSEWEGPPHAMRFKCKVTLDGQTYECPTAFSKLKDAEHAAAEVALLSLLRGGFQEDNSVLYKNLLQELVQKEGFSLPSYNTERSGEAHIPTFISYVEVEGKVFTGQEAKTKKQAEMNAAKVAYTTLKEQKGKSEQRSLLPLLDHPGKAPEPESVPDCSDSTVQTEFQHHANPNYPVIPGVISSSQPNKSKGKSEQRSLLPLLDHPGKALEPESVPDYLDSTVQTEFQHHANPNYPVIPGVISSSQPNKKPVVTKKKGSSSASGCANGSMKDSFSSVVNASGCANGSMKDSFSSVVKAAAATPSLSDSKNMASNTNNMPSTASGSPGRRKRVVVYSRETNVEVEGGGTLMPISDEKWVAYEYSH
- the LOC112783286 gene encoding uncharacterized protein isoform X7, encoding MYKTKVQELCQKRSWSLPEYETTRDGPDHNPRFTAAVTVNGIRYETPSLCRNSKEAQNNAAMLAFEHLSSQQPSVINPSPPPFPPKPRLMLRPKPKPNNIPITGTPTLPGLDSFPQPTLFPGLSSFPQHPSLFAHSAASSAPSHHCTPSASTGINNILPTSKVLPQKLEGGCQISQIIGPVTAARDTVTTADRKNMAHLYKNQLQNYAQKQNLPLPVYTSEWEGPPHAMRFKCKVTLDGQTYECPTAFSKLKDAEHAAAEVALLSLLRGGFQEDNSVLYKNLLQELVQKEGFSLPSYNTERSGEAHIPTFISYVEVEGKVFTGQEAKTKKQAEMNAAKVAYTTLKEQKGKSEQRSLLPLLDHPGKAPEPESVPDCSDSTVQTEFQHHANPNYPVIPGVISSSQPNKSKGKSEQRSLLPLLDHPGKALEPESVPDYLDSTVQTEFQHHANPNYPVIPGVISSSQPNKSKEPVVTKKKGSSSASGCANGSMKDSFSSVVNASGCANGSMKDSFSSVVKAAAATPSLSDSKNMASNTNNMPSTASGSPGRRKRVVVYSRETNVEVEGGGTLMPISDEKWVAYEYSH
- the LOC112783286 gene encoding uncharacterized protein isoform X6 encodes the protein MYKTKVQELCQKRSWSLPEYETTRDGPDHNPRFTAAVTVNGIRYETPSLCRNSKEAQNNAAMLAFEHLSSQQPSVINPSPPPFPPKPRLMLRPKPKPNNIPITGTPTLPGLDSFPQPTLFPGLSSFPQHPSLFAHSAASSAPSHHCTPSASTGINNILPTSKVLPQKLEGGCQISQIIGPVTAARDTVTTADRKNMAHLYKNQLQNYAQKQNLPLPVYTSEWEGPPHAMRFKCKVTLDGQTYECPTAFSKLKDAEHAAAEVALLSLLRGGFQEIQDNSVLYKNLLQELVQKEGFSLPSYNTERSGEAHIPTFISYVEVEGKVFTGQEAKTKKQAEMNAAKVAYTTLKEQKGKSEQRSLLPLLDHPGKAPEPESVPDCSDSTVQTEFQHHANPNYPVIPGVISSSQPNKSKGKSEQRSLLPLLDHPGKALEPESVPDYLDSTVQTEFQHHANPNYPVIPGVISSSQPNKKPVVTKKKGSSSASGCANGSMKDSFSSVVNASGCANGSMKDSFSSVVKAAAATPSLSDSKNMASNTNNMPSTASGSPGRRKRVVVYSRETNVEVEGGGTLMPISDEKWVAYEYSH